The following coding sequences lie in one Glycine soja cultivar W05 chromosome 16, ASM419377v2, whole genome shotgun sequence genomic window:
- the LOC114390307 gene encoding zinc-finger homeodomain protein 6-like — translation MDMREQDKVIEMPSTLDYNNSSSSPKLSSPIGERCDQLPPHQSHTLVFTDPPQTSSHHHNLYPPSLPPNPLQLPQPHHRPRRDPDPSPIISPPRTTPPQPQPHTTTTLFRYRECLKNHAASMGGHVTDGCGEFMPNGEEGTPESFKCAACECHRNFHRKEPHQGVVLESQLLQHVLNKNSRNINILHSPHSHHVLHGVVGGPVQPVMLGFGGSGPAESSSEDLNMFQTLDHRGGGNLLSSSVQQPPLSSSSSKKRFRTKFTQQQKDRMMEFAEKLGWKIQKQDEQELHQFCSQVGVRRQVFKVWMHNSKQAMKKKQL, via the coding sequence GTGAAAGATGTGATCAATTACCTCCTCATCAATCTCACACATTAGTTTTCACTGATCCACCACAAACTTCTTCACATCATCATAATCTCTATCCCCCTTCACTCCCACCAAACCCTCTTCAACTTCCACAACCTCATCACAGACCCAGAAGAGATCCAGATCCAAGTCCTATTATTTCTCCTCCAAGAACAACACCACCTCAACCACAAccacacacaacaacaacattatTCAGATACCGAGAATGTCTGAAGAATCATGCTGCAAGCATGGGGGGTCATGTCACAGATGGGTGTGGAGAGTTCATGCCAAATGGAGAAGAGGGCACCCCAGAATCCTTCAAGTGTGCAGCTTGCGAGTGCCACCGCAATTTCCACAGAAAAGAACCTCATCAAGGAGTAGTACTAGAGTCACAACTACTACAACATGTTCTCAACAAAAACAGTAGGAACATAAACATTCTTCATTCTCCACACTCTCATCATGTTCTTCATGGGGTTGTTGGTGGGCCAGTTCAGCCCGTGATGTTGGGCTTTGGGGGATCAGGCCCAGCTGAGTCCTCAAGCGAAGATCTCAACATGTTTCAGACCCTTGATCATAGAGGAGGAGGGAACTTGTTATCATCATCAGTGCAGCAGCCACCActctcatcatcatcttcaaagaaGAGGTTCAGGACCAAGTTCACACAGCAACAGAAAGATAGGATGATGGAGTTTGCTGAGAAACTTGGGTGGAAGATCCAGAAGCAAGATGAACAGGAACTGCATCAGTTTTGCTCCCAGGTTGGTGTAAGAAGACaggttttcaaggtttggatgCACAACAGCAAGCAAGCCATGAAGAAGAAGCAATTGTAA